CCCGTTGGTGACGTAGCCTCGGTGCCGGGCTCACGATGAGCACGCCGTCGATGAGCTCATAGCGATGCCCGTCGTCGGGTATCGAGTCCAGATCCGCGTTGGTCAGGGGCCTGCCGTAGGGCAAACCTCGTACCTGCGTCGTCATGGTCGCCATCGTAGTGTTCCTCCCCCGTCATGTCTCCAGTGAAGACGGGGGAGGGCGCGCCTGCCAGACCCTACCCGCGAGTTGTGGACTACCGCTCGCGGTCGAGGTTCGCCATCTTCAGCACGTCGAGACGACGGTCGAGTTCCTCCTCGGAGAGGGCGTCGCCGATCAGGCCGCGGTCGATCACGGTCTGCCGGATGGTCTTGCCCTCCTTGAGGGCCTCCTTGGCGACGGCCGCCGCCTCTTCGTAGCCGATGGCGCTGTTGAGCGGCGTGACGATCGAGGGGCTCGACTCGGCGAGGGTGCGCAGCCGGTCCTCGTGCGCCACCAGCCCGGAGATGCAGCGGTCGGCGAACAGCCGGGACACGTTCGCCAGCAGGGTGATCGACTCCAGCACGTTGCGCGCCATCATCGGGATGTAGACGTTCAGTTCGAAGGCGCCGTTGCCGCCGCCCCAGGTGACGGCGGCGTCGTTCCCGATCACCTGCGCGGCGACCTGCGTCACGGCCTCGGGGAGGACGGGATTCACTTTGCCGGGCATGATCGAACTGCCCGGCTGCAGGTCGGGAAGCGCGATCTCGCCGAGACCGGTGAGCGGGCCGGAGCCCATCCACCGGATGTCGTTGGCGATCTTGGTCAGCGAGACCGCGACCGTCTTGAGCTGGCCGGACAGTTCGACGAGGCCGTCGCGCGCGGCCTGCGCCTCGAAGTTGTTCTGGGCGAGCGCCAGCGCCTCGACGCCGGTGAGGCGCTGCAACTCGGCGACCACCTTGGTGCCGAAGCCGTCCGGGGCGTTGAGTCCGGTGCCGACCGCGGTGCCGCCGATCGGCAGTTCACCGACGCGGAGCAGTGTGCTCTGGACGCGTTCGATACCGGCCTCGATCTGCCGGGTGTAGCCGCCGAACTCCTGGCCGAGGGTCACCGGCACGGCGTCCATCAGGTGGGTGCGGCCACTCTTGACCACGGTGCGCCACGTATCGGACTTGACGCCGAGTTCGTCGGCCAGATGTTGCAGGGCGGGGACCAGATCGCGGACGACGCCCTCGGTGGCGGCGATGTGCGTCGCGGTGGGGAAGGTGTCGTTGGAACTCTGCGACATGTTGACGTCGTCGTTCGGATGCACGTCGACGCCGCGGCGGGCACAGATCGAGGCGATCACCTCGTTGGCGTTCATGTTGGAGCTGGTGCCCGAGCCGGTCTGGAACACGTCGATCGGGAACTGGTCGTCGTGGCGCCCGTCGGCGATCTCGGTGGCCGCGGCGATGATGGCCTCGGCCTTGGTCTCGTCGAGCAGCCCGAGGTCGGAGTTGACCTGTGCGCAGGCCGCCTTGAGCAGGCCCATGGCGCGGATCTGGGAGCGTTCCAGCGGACGGAACGAGATCGGGAAGTTCTCCACGGCGCGCTGGGTCTGCGCCCGCCAGAGGGCGTCGACGGGCACCTTGACCTCGCCCATGGTGTCGTGCTCGATGCGGTACTCGGTCATCGGTCTGCTCCTCGCGCCAGAGAACTTTAGGGTTACCTAACTCTAGCGCGCGGATCTGAGACGGCGGGTTGTGGGTCGTCACGACCCCACAACCCCGCCGTGTCACCGCATCACTCGGGGCAGTGTCCTCGCCCGTTGCGCTCGACGAGCTCGGCCCTGACGGGTCAGCGCTCCTTGGAGCGGATCCGGACGCCGGAGATCGGGACGCTCACGGCGCCCGAGGGATCGGTGAAGAAGTCGTTGCCCTTGTCGTCGACGACGATGAAGGCGGGGAAGTTCTCCACCTCGATCTTCCAGACGGCCTCCATGCCGAGTTCGGGGTACTCGATCACTTCCTGGCTCTTGATGCAGTCCAGTGCCAGGCGGGCGGCGGGGCCGCCGATGGAGCCCAGGTAGAAGCCGCCATGCGCGTCGCAGGCCTGGGTGACCTGCTTGGAGCGGTTGCCCTTGGCGAGCATCACCAGCGAACCGCCGGCGGCCTGGAACTGTTCGACGTACGAATCCATGCGGCCGGCGGTGGTCGGGCCGAACGATCCCGACGCCATGCCCTCGGGGGTCTTCGCCGGGCCCGCGTAGTACACCGGGTGGTTCTTCAGGTACTCGGGCATCGGCTCGCCTGCCTCGAGGCGCTCGGCGATCTTCGCGTGCGCGATGTCGCGCGCCACCACCAGAGGGCCGGTCAGCGACAGCCGGGTCTTGACCGGGTACTTGGTGAGTTCGGCGAGGATCTCGTCCATCGGCCGGTTCAGGTCGATCTCGACCACGGCGCCGCCCTCGATGTCCTCGGCGACACCGGCGTCGGGCATGTACTGCGCCGGATCGGTCTCCAACTGCTCCAGGAAGACGCCGTCGGCGGTGATCTTGCCGAGCGCCTGGCGGTCGGCCGAGCACGACACCGCGATCGCTACCGGGCACGACGCGCCGTGGCGCGGCAGCCGGATCACGCGGACGTCGTGGCAGAAGTACTTGCCGCCGAACTGCGCACCGATGCCGAAGGACTGGGTCAGCTTGAAGACCTCCTCCTCCAGCGCGGTGTCGCGGAAACCGTGACCGGTCATGTCGCCCTCGGTCGGCAGATCGTCCAGGTAGTGCGCCGAGGCGTACTTGGCGGTCTTGAGCGCGAACTCGGCGGAGGTGCCGCCGATCACCACGGCGAGGTGGTACGGCGGGCAGGCCGCGGTGCCCAGCGAGCGGATCTTCTCGTCCAGGAAGGAGAGGATCTTCTTGGGGTTCAGGATCGCCTTGGTCTCCTGGAACAGGAACGACTTGTTGGCCGAGCCGCCGCCCTTGGCCATGAACAGGAACTTGTACTCGGGTCCCTTCGGGCCCTGCTCGGTCGCGTAGATCTCCACCTGCGCGGGCAGGTTGGTGCCGGTGTTCTTCTCGTCGTACATGGTCAGCGGTGCGAGCTGCGAGTAGCGCAGGTTCAGCTTGGTGTACGCGTCGTAGACGCCGCGGGAGATCCACTCGCCGTCGTCGACGCCGGTGAGCACGCCCTCACCCTTCTTGCCCATCACGATCGCGGTGCCGGTGTCCTGGCACATCGGCAGCACCCCGCCGGCCGAGATGTTGACGTTCTTGAGGAGGTCGAGCGCGACGAAGCGGTCGTTGCCCGAGGCCTCCGGGTCGTCGATGATCTTCCGCAGCTGGCGCAGATGGGCCGGGCGCAGGTAGTGGCTGATGTCGTGAATCGCCTCCGCGGTGAGCTTCCGCAGGGCCTCCGGATCCACCTTCAGGAAGGTCCGGCCGTCGACCTCGATGGTCGAGACGCCCTCGCTGGTGATCAGGCGATACGGGGTGTCGTCGTGATCGGCGGGCAGCAGATCGGAGTAGAGGAATTCGGGGGCGGGGGCTGATTCACTCACGGGTCTCGATGATACGGAGCACCCGCCCTGACCTGCGTCTTAGTGCATCCTAACTCGGCTAGGATTCGTATCCGTGACGGGAATCAATGATGCGGCGTCGACGCTCCACCACATCGGCGAGCTGGCCGGAGTGGTGGCCTTCGCGGCGTCCGGGGCGCTCACAGCGGTGCGCCGGCACCTGGACGTCGTCGGCATCATGCTGCTGTCGGTGGCGACGTCGCTCGGCGGCGGTGTGATCCGCGACGTCATGATCGGTAATACGCCGCCGAGCGCGTTCACCAACATGCAGTACCTGATCTGCGCGTTGATCGCCGGGGCCGTGGTGTGCGTCTGGCATCCGCCGTTCCGCTACACCCGCTGGCCGCTGGACATCACCGATGCGATCGGCCTCGGCCTGTTCGCGGTGACCGGCACCGTCATCGCCTACAGTGCGGGCCTCAACGCGCCCGGATCGGCGCTGCTCGGTATGACCACGGCGATCGGTGGCGGTGCGATCCGCGACGTGCTCACCGGTCAGGTGCCGAGCGTGTTGCTGCCTCAGCAGCACCTGTACGCGATCCCCGCGCTGCTCTGCTCCTCGACGGTCGCCGCGCTGCTCCGCTTCGCGCATTACCAGCCGTGGATGGGCCTGGCGTGCGCCGCGATGGCCACCGCGGTGCGGCTGGCGTCCCTGCGGTTCAGCTGGCACGGCCCGCAACCGTGGTACGTGGCGCGGTGGCGGCGCGATCGCCTCTGATCAGACTCTGATCAGACGACGCCCGAGGGCGCGCGCCGCGTGCCCGGCTGCTGGCGCGGCATCCGGTTCGGCGGTACCGGGTAGGCGATACCCATTCCGGCGGTGCCCAGGGCGATGTTGGGCCCGCACTGAACCAGCGAGTTCTTCATCTCGGGGACCGGATCGCCGAGGTGCGGGCGCGCGGCGTTCGGCTTGCGGGCGAAGTCGAACGCCGACGTCATGTCGCCGGTCACGCTGCGCCGCCACTTCGTCAGATTCGGGACGTCGACGCCGAAGCGGCGCTCGATGAGCCGCAGCTGGGAGGTGTGATCGAAGGTCTCCGACGCGACCAGGCCGCCGCGCGAATACGGCGAGATCACCAGACCGGGGACGCGATAGCCCAGACCGATCGGGCCGCGGATGCCCTTGGCGCCGTCCACGTTCGCCAGGTTCTTGACGGTGACGTACTCGCCGGGGGTGCCGGGCGGCGCGGTCGGTGGGACCACGTGGTCGTAGAAGCCGCCGTTCTCGTCGTAGCTGATGATCAGCGCGGTCTTCTCCCAGACCGCCGGATTGGAGGTCAGGATGTCGAGCAGCTGCACGATGCCGACGGCGCCCAGGGCGGCCGGCAGCGCCGGGTGTTCGCAGTTCATCACCGGTGGGATGACCCAGGAGACCTTCGGCAGCCGGTTGTTCTTGACGTCCTGGGCGAAACCGTCCGGGTAGGTGGGCGCGATGCCGCGCCGGTAGAGCTCGGACTTCGGGTCCTGTGCCTGCTTGAAGCAGCCCATCATGCCGTCCAGGATCACCGACGAGATCGGGCCCAGATCGCGGTTGTTGTAGATCTTCCAGCTGACGCCGGCGTCGCGCAGGTTCTCCGGCATGGTCCGCCAGCTGTAGGCGTTCTTCGGGATGATCGTCGGCGTGGTCAGCAGCGGGCCGCCGTGCGTGCCGTCCGGATCGAGGGTGGCGCTCATCCAGTACAGGCGGTTGGGATCGGTGGGACCGAGCACCGAGCAGTGGTAGTTGTCGCAGAGCGTGAAGGTCTCGGCGAGCAGCCGGTGCACGGGGATGTCCTCGCGCTCGTAGTACCCCATCAGCGCGGGTGCGTTGTTCGGCCCGACCGCCTTGATCGACATCGGCAGCCAGCGGTCGTTGCGCCCGCCGTGGAGGGCCTCGTGCATGCCCTGCCACGAGTGGTCGGGGTCGTTGATGCACGAGCCGTCGAGCGACGCGTCGTGCTGGGTGTTCAGCCGGAAGGGGAGCGTGTAGCCGGTGCGGGTGGGGCCCTTACCGGGTGCCCAGCCGTGCTGTTTGAGCGCGTCACCGGCGTCGGCGAAGCCCCGGACGCCGGAGTACGTGCCGAAGTAGTGATCGAACGACCGGTTCTCCTGCATGAAGAGCACGATGTGCTCGATGTCGTGCAGGCCGCCGGTCCCGGCCGGGTCGGCCGACGCGTACGCCTTCTCGATGATCGGCGCCGCCCACGACGTGAGCAGAGCGGTACCGCCGACGGCACCCACGCGCCGCATGAACTCCCGCCGGTTCATCCCGGCGATCTGATCTGACCCCATGAGTGGTGACGCTAGCGCACCCGGAGCGCTCGCGCCGGGTTCACCCGCGGAGTCGGCCGAGATGCCCGATTCGTGCCGCTCAGGGCCGGTATTCGACGTCCGCGTACTCGGCCACCTCGTCGGCGAGGAGCCGGGCCAACTCGTCGCCCTCGGTCCGCCAGCGGGCCGAGGCGCGGGGATCCGGCTCGCGATCCTCGTCGAAGATGCCCTCCCAATCCCGTTGCCACGCGGCCAGCCGCCCCGCGAGCTCTGGAGAGAGGAAATAGGTGTCCGGACCGGTCGTGTAGCCGACGTCCCAGGCGCCGGCCGAGTTCTCCCACAGCGGGTAGTCGCGGCCCCAGTCCGGAAACAACCGGATCACGCGGCGCGCCGGTGGCATTCCGCCGCCCCAGGTGCCCTGCCTCGGCCTGGGTTCGAAGCCGCGCGGTGTCGACGCCCAGAGTTCGGGGCCCTCGCCGAGCGCGGCGAGGCCGTACAGTGCGCGGGTCGCCGCCTGCTGAAACGAGAACTCCGAGAGATCCGGCGGCGGGTCGTCGACGGTGACGCCGGCCCGGGTCGCCGAGCCGCCGGGCACCGGCTCGACAGACCACACCAGAGTCAAGGGCCGCCGCGGGTCGCGCAATTCCAGCGACAGCCGCCCGGCGGTCTCATCGACGACGCCGAAGCGCGCGGTCGTCGACCGCTCCGCGGCCTCGGTGAACGGCCAGGCGAGGCGCAGCGGGAACTCGGCGCCCGCCGTCACATCGTTCACCGGACGGTCGGCGGTCATCCCCTCCGGCAGCAGGAGTGGCCAGTTCGCGGCGACGGTGAGCACACCGAAGACGGCGGCGGCCTCCGCGCGGATGTCGATGAACGCGCGGAGGCCGCCACTGGTCTCGGGCATGGGGTCAGAGGTCGAGGCGGGCGAACTCGCGCAGCTTGGCGGTCTGGTGGCGGGCCTCGACGTTGCGCACGGTGCCCGACTTGGAGCGCATCACCAGCGAGCGGGTGGTGGCGCCGTTCGGACGGTAGGTGACGCCGCGCAGCATGTCGCCGTTGGTGACGCCGGTGGCGCAGAAGAACGAGTTGTCGCCGCGGACCAGGATGTCGTTGGTGAGCACCATGTCGAGGTCGTGGCCGGCGTCGATCGCCTTCTGCCGCTCGGCGTCGTCCTTCGGCCACAGCTGGCCCTGGATCTCGCCGCCCATGCACTTCATAGCGACGGCGGTGATGATGCCCTCGGGGGTGCCGCCGATACCCATCAGCATGTCGACGGTGCTGTAGTCACCGGCGGCGGCGATCGCACCGGCGACGTCGCCGTCGGAGATCAGGCGGATCTTGGCGCCGGCCTCGCGGATCTCGCGGATCAGCTCGGCGTGGCGGGGACGGTCGAGCACGACGACGGTGAGGTCGGCCACGTCGATGCCCTTGGCGGCGGCCACCGAGTTGATGTTCCAGGCGACCGGCTGGGTGATGTCGATGGCGCCCTTGGCTTCCGGGCCGACGGCGATCTTGTTCATGTAGAAGACGGCCGACGGGTCGTACATGGTGCCGCGCTCGGAGACGGCGATCACCGCGATCGAGTTGGGGCGGCCCTCGGCCATCAGCGTGGTGCCGTCGATCGGGTCGACGGCGACGTCGACCTCGGGGCCCTCGCCGTTGCCCACCTCTTCGCCGTTGTACAGCATCGGGGCCTCGTCCTTCTCGCCCTCGCCGATCACCACGACGCCCCGCATGGACACCGTCGACAGCAGCTCGCGCATGGCGTCGACGGCGGCACCGTCACCGGCGTTCTTGTCGCCGCGGCCGACCCAGCGGCCGGCCGCGAGAGCAGCGGCCTCGGTCACGCGGACGAGTTCCATGGCCAGGTTGCGGTCCGGGGCTTGCTTCGACATGTGGTCGGCTCCTTGCGTCGGTGCGTGAGATTGCTCTGATTCTGTCACGACCGGCGATTGGTTCCGGCTCGGGGCCGACTGCGATACTGGGCGTCATGGCCGAGAAGAAACCGCGGATAATGCAAGACAGCCGGGACATGGTGTGGTCGCTGATCCCGCTGCTCGCGATCTGTGCGGTCTTCGCCGCGATCGCCGGACTCAGCCAGTGCAGTTTCTCCGGTGATGCCGCCAAACAGAACATCCCGCATTTCGACAGCGCCGCGGGATTCAAGGCGGACGCGCGGACCATGCCGTTCCCGATCCGCGAGCCGGCGGTCCCCGCCGCGTGGATCGCGAACTCCGGTTCCACCACCGATGTCGGCAGTTCGCTGGCCAGCAACGTCGGCTGGATCACCGCGCAGAAGGACGGCAACTTCGTTCAGCTGACCCAGTCCGGCGCCACCGAGGAACAGCTGGCGCGCTCCCTCGGCGGGGACTCGGTGACCGGTACCGGCGACAAGACCATCGCCGGCCACCACTGGATCGCCTACCTGGACACCGAGAAGAACAACAAGGTGTGGATCACCGACCTCGGCGACGTCCGGATCGCGGTGCTGAGTTCAGGCGCCGAGGACGACATGACCGTGCTCGCGAAGGCCGTGCTCGCCGCGTCGCCGCTGCCGCGGGATCAGTAGCGGCTGATCGCCTGCTTCAGTCGCCGGTCAGACGGTCGGCGATGTACGGCCAGGTGGCGTGCTGTTCCCAGGCTGCCAGGGTCGGTCCGGCGCGATCGGCGAGCGCTGCCATCCGCGTCTCGTCACGGACGCGCCAGCCGAACGGGTAGGGATGGGCGCGCACGTGCGCGGTCAGCAGGAGCACCATGTCGTCGTCGGAGGCGGCCTCGCGGTCGCGTCGCAGCTGCCCTCGCTCCCGGAAGTACGACGTCCAGCTTCCGTCGGGCGAACGGTCCGCCCAGAATTCGGGATCGCTGTGGTAACCGATGCGGTCGCGTTCGATGAACCACCTCTGGTATCCGTCGAGCGCCGCCGCGTTGAGCGCGGTGGCCAGATTCCACGGCGTCCAGGGTGCCGGGAAGAACGTCGACAGTGCGATCCGCAGTACCCAGGGCTCGAGGCCGGTGCCCGGTGCCGCGCCCGGCAGGATCGACAGCAGGGCGAAGGTCGCCGGATCGAACCGGCCCGCGGCCCGCGCCAGGCAGAAGACGTGTTCGGCCAGTGCCGAATGGAACGCCCGGCTCTGTTCGGCGTCGTCGAACGGCGGCACCGGAATCCCGGGGACCGGCGGGCGGCCCCACGGGATGTCCTGGCGTTCGATCATGAGGCGATGACCTAGTCGTCGCTGTTCAGCGCGGCCTCGATGCGCTCGGCGGCGCCCTGCAACTGCGCCTGACAGTGGGTGGCGAGGGCTTCGCCGCGCTCCCACAGAGCCAGCGACTCGTCGAGGCCCAATCCGCCGTGCTCCAGCGTCGCCACCACCTGGGCGAGCTCGTCGCGGGCGGCCTCGTAGCCGAGTGATTCCACGGGTGCCTGGTCGGTCACGGGTGTCCTTCCTGTTCGACGACGGCGCGCGCGGCCCCGTCGGCCACCCGGATACGCACCCGCGCCCCGGACGGTAGTTGATCGACACTGCTCACCGCGTGCGGCGCGTCGTCGTCGAGCCGCTGCACGACGGCGTAACCGCGCGCCAGCGTCTGCGCGGGCCCCAGGGTCGCGAGGCGCGCCGACAGCTGTGCGTGCCGGTGCTGCTCGACGGTGAGGTGGTGCCGGACGGAGCGGCGCAGGTCACCGGTGAGCCGGTCGACGGCCGCACGTTGTTCGTCGACCAGGCGCAGCGGCCGGGCGAGGACGGGCCGCGCGCGCAGGCCGTCGATCAGCCGCTGTTCCCGGGTGACCCAGTTGCGCAGGGCGTGCGCGCTGCGGTTGCGGAGCGCCTCGATGCCGGCGAGTTCGGCCTCGACCTCGGGCACCACGCGTTTGGCGGCATCGGTCGGGGTGGCGGCGCGGACATCGGCGACCAGATCGAGCAGTGGATTGTCCGGTTCGTGGCCGATCGCGCTGACCACCGGCGTGCGGCACGCGGCGACGGCGCGCAGCAGCGTCTCGTCGGAGAACGGCAGCAGGTCTTCGACGCTGCCGCCGCCGCGGGCGATCACGATCACCTCGACGTGCGGGTCGGCGTCGAGCAGTTCCAGTTGTTCGACGATGGCCGGGACCGCGAGGGGGCCCTGTACCGGCGTCTCACTCAGGCGCACCCGCACGTGGCCCCAGCGGGCGGTGGCCACGGCGATCACGTCGCGCTGCGCGGCGCTGCCGCGGCCGCTGATCAGGCCGATGGTGTGCGGCAGGAAGGGGAGCGGCCGCTTGCGCCGGGCGTCGAACAGTCCCTCGGCGGCCAGCAGCGACTTGATCCGCTCGATACGGGCGAGCAGCTGGCCGATGCCGACCGGGCGGATGTCGGTGACCCGCAGCGACAGGGTGCCGCGCCCGGCGTAGAAGCTGGGGCGGCCGTAGACCACCACGCGGGCGCCCTCGGTCAGCGGCACCTCGCTGCGCCGCAGCAGGTCCGGGTCGCAGGTGAGCGAGATCGAGATGTCCGCGGCCGGGTCGCGCAGCGTGAGGAACGCGGTGCGGGTGCCCGGCCGGGCGTTGACCTGCGTCAGCTGACCCTCGACCCAGACCTGGCCGAGGCGGTGGATCCATTCGGCGAGCTTGAAGCTGAGGGTGCGGACCGGCCAGGGGTTCTCCGCCGTGTTGGGCGCGGAGTCACCGGTCATTCGCTCACGCCGACGGGCTCGACTTCTTCTGGTGGCTGGCGATCCGGTTGTCGATCATCGTGACGAACGGGGTGCGGTTGCGGCCGGCCCGCTCGTACGCGGCCAGGGCCTCGAGATCGTCGGTGGACAGACCGCGCAGCTTGGCGCGCAGCTGGGCGAGGGTGAGGCCGTCGTACTCGAGGGTCTCCGCGATCGCCGGCGCGTCGGCGGCCGGTGCGGGCTTCGCGGCTGCGTCCGGCCCCGGGGCGGGCGCGGCGTCGGCCGGCGGCGAGCTGTAGAGCGCGAAGCGTCCCGCGGTGGCCGACGGCGGCTCGGCATCGAGGGCCGTCGTCGCCGGTACCGGCGCGGCCTGGCGGGCCGGTTTGCGGGCGGTCTTCTTCGCGGCGGGCGGCGCGGTCGCGGCTGCCTTGGCGAGTGTCGTCGGCGGGGCCGGCTCGGGCTCGGGCAGGCTGATGACGGCCTCGTCGTCGTCGAACCGGGCCCACGACGGCTGTTCCTCCGGCTGATCGCAGAAGGGGGCGAAGAACTCGTCGCCCTTGATCGCCATCTCCGCGATGTTCTGCTGGATCCGCATGCCCATCTGCAGCCCGCGGCTCACCGCGGACATCGGGAAGGTGATGATCCGGGTCGGCAACCGCTTGGTCTCGTCGAGGGTGGTCACCAGCACGCCGGCGGCCACGCGAGCGGGATACGGAGGACGTCTCATGCTTTCACTGTGCCACATCCGTACCCTGGGAGTTATGGCCGATACCGATCATTTCCCGTCGCAAGACTCGCCCAAGCGCGTCCTGCTCGCCTCGCCGCGCGGCTACTGCGCCGGAGTCGACCGGGCGGTGGAAACCGTCGAGCGCGCACTCGACAAGCACGGCGCCCCGGTGTATGTCCGCAAGGAGATCGTGCACAACCGGCATGTGGTCGACACGCTCGCCGAACGCGGTGCCATCTTCGTCAGCGAGACCGACGAGGTGCCGGAAGGCGCCATCGTCGTCTTCTCGGCGCACGGGGTGTCGCCGGAGGTGCACGCCACCGCCGAGCGCCGGAACCTCAAGACGATCGACGCCACCTGCCCGCTGGTCACCAAGGTGCACCAGGAGGCCAAGCGCTTCGCCCGCGACGACTACGACATCCTGCTGATCGGCCACGAGGGCCATGAAGAGGTGGAGGGCACCGCCGGGGAGGCACCGCAGCACATCCAGTTGGTCGACGGCCCCGATCATGTCGACGACGTGCAGGTGCGCGACGAGGCCAAACTGGTGTGGCTCTCCCAGACCACGCTGTCGGTGGACGAGACGATGGAGACCGTCAAGCGGCTGCGTGAGCGCTTCCCGCTGCTCAACGACCCGCCGTCGGACGACATCTGCTACGCCACCCAGAACCGGCAGGGTGCGGTGAAGGCGATGGCCCCGGACTGCGATCTGGTGATCGTCGTCGGATCCAAGAACTCGTCGAACTCGGTGCGCCTGGTGGAGGTGGCGCTGCAGAACGGTGCGCAGGCGTCGTACCTGGTCGATTACGCGCGCGAGATGGACCTGGCCTGGCTGGACGGGGTGTCGACCGTGGGGGTGACGTCCGGCGCGTCGGTGCCCGAGGTGCTGGTGCGCGGCGTGCTCGACCTGCTGGCCGAACACGGCTTCACCCAGGTCGACACCGTCACGACGGCGGAGGAGACGCTGACCTTCGCGCTTCCGCGCGAGCTGCGCCCGGCCCGGAACTCGTCCTAGAACGTCCGGCCTGCTGTTCCGTGGTTGCTCAGCGACCACCGGACAGCAGGCCGCGTCGTGATCGAGGCCGTCACGAGCGGCGGCGGGCGCGGTCGACGGCGCCGGCCAGCGTTTCCGCGACGGTCTCCACGTCCGCCGGGGTGGTCGAGCGCCCGAGGGACAGGCGCAGCGCCCCGAGTGCCAGCTCCGGCTCGAGACCCGTCGCGAGTAGCGCGGCCGACGGCGTGTGCGTGCCCGCGTGACAGGCGCTGCCGGTGGACGC
The nucleotide sequence above comes from Gordonia sp. PP30. Encoded proteins:
- a CDS encoding 4-hydroxy-3-methylbut-2-enyl diphosphate reductase, which gives rise to MADTDHFPSQDSPKRVLLASPRGYCAGVDRAVETVERALDKHGAPVYVRKEIVHNRHVVDTLAERGAIFVSETDEVPEGAIVVFSAHGVSPEVHATAERRNLKTIDATCPLVTKVHQEAKRFARDDYDILLIGHEGHEEVEGTAGEAPQHIQLVDGPDHVDDVQVRDEAKLVWLSQTTLSVDETMETVKRLRERFPLLNDPPSDDICYATQNRQGAVKAMAPDCDLVIVVGSKNSSNSVRLVEVALQNGAQASYLVDYAREMDLAWLDGVSTVGVTSGASVPEVLVRGVLDLLAEHGFTQVDTVTTAEETLTFALPRELRPARNSS